In the genome of Pseudonocardia cypriaca, the window CTGCCCGCCCTCGCCCGTGACGAGGACGGCCGCGGCTGGCACGACCGCGCCACCCGCACGGTCGTCGTCCGCAGCCGCGCTTGACCCTCCCCGTGGGGGAGACCCGAACGTCTCGTGTCATGCACACCGACACCACCGCCCCGGAGCTCGTCGACCTGCCCGCCCGCGTCGTGCTGACCGTCGACGGTGCCGGCGCCCCGGAGGCGCCCGCGTTCACCGCGGCCGTCCGCGCCCTGTTCGCCGTGCGGGCCGCACTCGGCGCCCGCGAGGACGTGCCATTGGAAGGCAGCTACAGCCAGGACGGCGACCCGCTGCGCTTCGACCTCGGCAAGCCCGACGGCTGGCACTGGCGCCTGCTCGTGCCGGCGCCGCCGCACGCCACCGCCGCCGCCGCCGAGACGGCCGGCGGCCGTTTCGGAGCGCCCGTGCACCTGCGCAGCCCGCGGGCACAGCGGGTGGCGCGGCTGCTGCACCGGGGCCCGTACGCCGACGAGGGTCCGTCGCTCGCCGCGCTGTACTCGTTCGTCGAGCGCTCGGGGCTCGTGCCGGCCGGCCCGCACACGGAGGTCTACCTGACCGACCCGTCCACGACGCCGCCCGCGCAGCTGCGGACACTCCTGCAGGTTCCGGTGAGCCGATGGGTCTGATGCCGATCGGCGAGTTCGCCCGCCTGGCGCGGCTCACGGTCAAGGCCGTGCGCCACTACGACGCCGAGGGGCTGCTCGTCCCGGCATCGGTCGATCCGCATTCCGGCTACCGCTACTACCGCGCCGAGCAGGTGCGGACGGCCACGACGATCGCGCTGCTGCGCGGCCTCGACGTGCCGCTGCCGGTGGTGCGGCAGGTGCTCTCCGCGCCCGACGACGCGGCCGTGGCCGTCGTGCTCGGGGAGCAGCGCGAGCGGCTGGCCGCCGAGCTCGTGCGGCGGGAGCAGGCGTTGCGCACGCTCGACGCGCTGCGCAGGGCGCCCGAGCGGGTGCCGTACGCCGTCGCGATCGCGGACCGGGCGCCGGTGCAGCTGCGCGGGCGCAGCGGCCGGGTGCGGGCGGACGCGCTCGACGAGGACACGGGTGCGCTGTGCCGGCTCGTGCTGCGTGAGCTCGCGGATGCCGGGCGCGCCCCGCTCGTCGCGGTGTTCCCGCTGGACCTCGTCGACGAGTTCGACGTGCAGGTGGGCGTGCCCTCGGCCGGAGGGGAGACCGCCCTGCCCGGCGGGTCGTGGGCCACCACCCTGCACGTCGGGCCCCATCCGCAGCTCCCGCTCGCCTACACGGCGCTGCTGGAGCACGTGCGCGAGCTCGGCCACCGCCCGGCGGGCCCGGTGACCGAGACGTACCTGACCGACCCGGACACGGCAGGGCCCGACGAGATGGTGACGCGGGTGGCGGTGGCGCTGGACCGCTAGCGGCGGCGGACCGTGCGCTGCACGCTGCGCATCTTCGCGCCGGCGGGCAGGGGGCCCTTCGGCATGGCCGCAGCGCGGGAGCCCAGCGCGGCCAGCCGCGCCTCCATGGTCTCCATCTCCTGGCGGCTGATGTTGCGGGGCAGCTTCGTGAGGTGACGCTGCAGCTTGGCGAGCGGCACCTGGCCCTCGTCGTTGCCGACGATCACGTCGTAGATCGGCATCGTGCCGGCGATGCGGGCCGTGCGCTTCTTCTCCTGCGCGAGCAGGCTCTTCACGCGGTGCGGGGCGCCCTCGGCGACGAGGATGATCCCGGGCCGGCCGATGACCCGGTGCACGGCGTCGAGGTGGGTGGTGCCCGCGACGCCCGGGGTGACCCGCCACTGGCCGCGCAGGTTGTCCAGCGCCCAGCCGGCGGCACCCGGCTGCCCGTCGGCCTTGCTGAAGACGTTGCGCTGGACCCGGCGGCCGAAGATGCTGACCGCGGCCAGCACGCCGACGGCGATGCCGAGCGGCAGCAGGATCCACTCCAGGCCGAAGAACAGCCCGATCACGAAGAAGACCGCCACCGACAGCAGCAGCGCCCCCACCATGAGCGGCAGCAGCGCCTTGTCCTCGCGGCGCTGCATCTGGAACGCCTGCCAGATCTGCTTGTAGCGCGCCCTGGATGCCTCGCGCCGCGCGCGCTTGGCAGCCTGCTTCGCTTCCTTGTCGGGCTTCCCACCGGCCATGTGTCGAGGATACGGGTGTCCTGCCGGTGTCAGCGCATGCCTCAGGTATCGATTCCGGGAGTGTGCGGAGGCACCGGAGTGGAGACGACGAAGGAGCTCACGGTCTGGCCGTGCAGCAGGAACTTGTCGAGGACGTCCTCCAGCGCGTCGATGGCCGCGACGTGCACCTTCATCAGGAAGCAGTCCTCCCCCGAGATGCGGTGGCACTCGCTGACCTCCGGGACCCGCGCGGCCAGCTCCACGATCTTCGGGATCTGCCCGGGCCCGGGACGCACCCGCACCCACGCGGTGACGGGGAGGCCGAGCGCCGCCGGGTCGACGTCCAGCCGGTAGCCGCGGATCACGCCGGTCTCCTCCAGCTTGGCCACGCGTTCGCGCACCGCGGGCGCGGACATCCCCACCTTGCGCGCGAGCTGTGCCGCGCTCTGCCGGGGGTCCTCGGAGAGCAGCGTGAGGATGCGCCGGTTCA includes:
- a CDS encoding DUF4191 domain-containing protein, whose product is MAGGKPDKEAKQAAKRARREASRARYKQIWQAFQMQRREDKALLPLMVGALLLSVAVFFVIGLFFGLEWILLPLGIAVGVLAAVSIFGRRVQRNVFSKADGQPGAAGWALDNLRGQWRVTPGVAGTTHLDAVHRVIGRPGIILVAEGAPHRVKSLLAQEKKRTARIAGTMPIYDVIVGNDEGQVPLAKLQRHLTKLPRNISRQEMETMEARLAALGSRAAAMPKGPLPAGAKMRSVQRTVRRR
- a CDS encoding Lrp/AsnC family transcriptional regulator, whose protein sequence is MLDEVNRRILTLLSEDPRQSAAQLARKVGMSAPAVRERVAKLEETGVIRGYRLDVDPAALGLPVTAWVRVRPGPGQIPKIVELAARVPEVSECHRISGEDCFLMKVHVAAIDALEDVLDKFLLHGQTVSSFVVSTPVPPHTPGIDT
- a CDS encoding GyrI-like domain-containing protein — encoded protein: MHTDTTAPELVDLPARVVLTVDGAGAPEAPAFTAAVRALFAVRAALGAREDVPLEGSYSQDGDPLRFDLGKPDGWHWRLLVPAPPHATAAAAETAGGRFGAPVHLRSPRAQRVARLLHRGPYADEGPSLAALYSFVERSGLVPAGPHTEVYLTDPSTTPPAQLRTLLQVPVSRWV
- a CDS encoding MerR family transcriptional regulator, which gives rise to MGLMPIGEFARLARLTVKAVRHYDAEGLLVPASVDPHSGYRYYRAEQVRTATTIALLRGLDVPLPVVRQVLSAPDDAAVAVVLGEQRERLAAELVRREQALRTLDALRRAPERVPYAVAIADRAPVQLRGRSGRVRADALDEDTGALCRLVLRELADAGRAPLVAVFPLDLVDEFDVQVGVPSAGGETALPGGSWATTLHVGPHPQLPLAYTALLEHVRELGHRPAGPVTETYLTDPDTAGPDEMVTRVAVALDR